In Nitrospira defluvii, the genomic stretch CAGGGTTCATTCCACCCGCTGCGGTCCTGTCACAGGCACAGGATTCCCTGTTGTCTGAGGGGATTAGCGAGCAGAGACAGGGACAAGACCATGCAGCCTGGCCGCTGGTGCCGAATGCTGACTGCCTGTCCGTCGGCACCTGCCGAAATATCGTCGCCCCATGGACGAACGAGTTCAGGCACCAGAGAAATTAGACGTGGGGTGTCTCGTGGGACTAATCGATCAGGCGAGCGCCTGGTTTGAATGTCACGTAGTACCAGATCCACTCGGAGACGACGCGGAAGCGATTGCGGAAGCCGATCAAAAAGAAGATGTGGACGGTGCACCAGAGCAGCCAGGCCCAGAGACCGGACACATGCACCGATCCGAATTGCGCCACAGCCTTGGCCCGGCCGATGGTGGCCAAGGTCCCTCGATCGACATAACGAAAGGCCGCCCGCCGGCCCGACATTGTCCGCGCTGCAATCACCGCCGCCACATACCGCCCCTCCTGCATGGCAAGCGGAGCCAGCCCGGACAGGACATGGCCTTGCGCGTCCTGCACCGCTGCGGCATCGCCGATCACGAACAGCCATTCATCATCCGGAACCGTCAGATCCGGCCGCACAAACACCCGGCCGGCTGGATCCAGGGGAACGTTGAGCGAGGACAAGAGTGGAGAGGCGCGGTTGCCGGCAGCCCAGATGACGTGGCCGGTCTCGATGAATTGTCCGTCGAGCGACACGCCCTTCGGGCCGACGTCACGCACCCTCTGATTGAGGAGCACCGTGACGCCCATCGACTCCAGCGCAGACTGTGCGTTCGCAGACAAATCGGGAGGAAAGCCCGAAAGGACCCTGGATCCCGCCTCTACCAGCAGAATCCTGACCGCTTGTCGTTGCAGAAAGGGAAAGTCCGGGAGCATGGCGTTTCGGCCGATCTCCGCCATGGCCCCAGCGAGTTCCACTCCGGTCGGTCCGCCGCCCACAATCACGAAGGTCAACGGAGTCGTACCGGTTGACGTGGCGGCCCGGCGTTCCGCCTCCTCGAAGGCCAGCAACATCCGCGTGCGCAACGCAACCGCGTCAACGAGGGTCTTGAGCCCTGGAGCATGGTCCTCCCACTCGGGACGGCTGAAGTGCGCGTGTCGGGAGCCGACCGCGACGATCAGGGCATCATAGGAAACAGGTGGGTAGTCCGTAACCTGGACCTGCCTGGCCGCACGATCGATCCCCTGCACTTCCCCCATCACCACACGAATGTTCGACTGAGACCGGAAGATGGTCCGCAGGGGCCAGGCGATATCACCGGGGGAGAGCGCGGCCGTTGCCACTTGGTACAGCAACGGCTGAAAGAGATGATGGTTGGTGCGGTCGATAAGCGTAATGTCGAGGTCGGCTTTTCGCAGGGCTTCGGCCGCAGCCAATCCGCCGAATCCGCCTCCGATGATCACCACACGCATTCGCTTCGGGTCCATCTGCAGACTCTAGCGCGGACCATGTGCCGGAGCATCCTGGGGAAGTTCCCAGCTGTCGTCGCTGCGGGAGCGGGAGTTACACCGGCCGGGCAATGCCGAGCTTCTGCATCTTGGACTGGAGCGTAGTGCGTTTCATCCCTAAGCGGGCGGCAGCGCCGGACGATCCGCCGATGACCCAGTTCGTCTCCCGAAGGGCCTTGAGGATATGGTCGCGCTCCGCCTCTTCCAGCGTGGTGGCAGACCCGTTGGGCGGTAACGCCGGGCGTTTCAACTCCGCAGCCGGCACGAAAAGCTCCGACCCGGATGACAGGATCACAGCCCGCTCGACGAAGTTTTCCAGCTCGCGTACGTTGCCGGGCCACCCATAGGCCTGCAGCACCCGCATGGCGTCGGCCGGGACGGATTCAATTCGTTTTTTCATACGCGACGCGAACTTCTGGACGAAGTGCCGGACCAGTACAGGAATATCCTCGACTCGTTCCCGAAGCGGTGGCACGGTCACGGGGAAGACCTTCAATCGGTAATAGAGATCGCTACGAAACTTCTGTTCATCCACCATCTGCCCCAGGTCTCGATTCGTGGCGGCGATCACCCGGACATTGACCCGCATCGTCCTGGTGCTCCCCAACCGCTCGAATTCCTGTTCCTGGAGCACGCGCAGCAGTTTGACCTGCAATTCCAGCGGAATCTCGCCCACTTCATCGAGAAAAATGGTGCCGCGATCGGCCAATTCGAATCGCCCGATTTTCGTGGCGATGGCTCCGGTGAAAGCGCCCTTTTCATGCCCGAAGAGTTCGCTTTCCAACAGACCGGTGGGAATCGCGGCACAATTGAGCTTCACGAAGGTCCGTTCGCGGCGGTCGCTCAGATTGTGGAGGGCGCGCGCAATCAGTTCCTTGCCACTCCCCGTCTCCCCGAGAATCAACACGGTGGAATCGGTCGCGGCGACAGTCTGCACCTGTTTCAACACCTGTTTCAGCGCGCGGCTGTCCCCGACGATCTCCTCAAAGTTGTAGGCGGTTTGAATTTCCTCTTCGAGGTACACCTTTTCCTTGGCCAGTGTATCTTTCAGTGCTGCGATCTCGCGAAACGCCAAGGCGTTCTCGACGGCGATGGCAATTTGTTGTGCGACCTGCCCCAGCAACTGCACATCGTCCGGATCGAACCCGGCGTCCCTGCGCCGACCGACGTTCAACGCCCCCAAAGCATGGTTGCGCGAAAGGAGCGGTATGGAACAGAACGACTTGAGGCCGCGATCGAGCAGATCCTGCGCACAGGGCGACGTACCCGCCATGGCCAGCAGTTCTCGCTCTCCGAACAGGGCCACTTTGCCCGTCGTAATCGCGAGGCAGGACGGCGACTGTGTACTTTCCTCGATGCGCCCTTCCTCGATGAAGCTTTCATTCCGGTCGAAATCCAGCACATGGATACGCCAGCGGCCGGTTGCCTCATCGCACAAGAGCAGACTCGATCCGTCATGCTGAATGACCCGGCGCAAGCAGGCGCTGACGGCGGGGAACAATTGGTCCAAATCCAGATGCGAGACCACCGCATTGTTGACTTCGAGTAGCAGGCGCAACCGGTCGCGATCGTGCGCCAGATCCTGGTGATGCAGCACATTATCCACCGCCACAGCCACCAGCTTGGCCACCTGATGCAGGAACGTCACGCTGCCTTCGTCGAAGGCAAAGGGTTTCACGCTGCCGAACCCGATGGCGCCCAACCGGCGCATGGCGGTCGTCAGCGGAAAGAAGCAGACGGATTGGACGCCGATTCCGCGCAAGGCGTCCATTCCGACGTGAAACCGCGTCTCCTCCGCAAGCGACGGAATCAGGATCGGCTGTTGCTGCTCCCACACCCATGCGCTGGCCGAGTCCTTCATCGGGATCTCGAGGCCGTCGAGAGATCGCGTCACCCGCCGCGCCTCCGCCGTTTCCAGCACATGGACCTTCATCACGTGTTTCGCGGCATCATGCAGCACCAGCCCAACGAAATCGAACGGCGCCACCTCAGGCAGGCATTGCGCCAGGCCCTGAAAGAGCGACGGCAAATCGTGGTGCGCGGCGATCTCTTCCGCCACCTGCAGCAAGGCGGCTCCGTGATCGGTGACCGCCGACCCAAGGTTGCCTGAAATCGTCTCATGCATGGGCATAGTATACGGCGCCATCCGGGCTCCTATGCAACTGTCTCGACGTGGCCCAGCCGTTCACCCAGTGGATCGTCACCGCACATCGAACTCCCACGTCATGCCCTGCGCAAAATGCGGCGCGCCGGTCTTCGAATCGGTGAAGAAACAGATCAAGGCATACTGACCTGGATCGAACTGCGCCGTGAAGATGCCCCGGGCTCCTCGCTCAATCCCAACAATGCCCCCCAGCGGCCGCCCCGGCGGAGGCCCGGCTGCCCCAGGCTCGAACGCCGCGATGAAGTCCTTGGCCTTCGCGGCCGGTGCCAGTTTCACCAACACGACCTCGTGGGCCTGCGTGCCTTCGTTCACCAGTTGAATGGTGTGCGACCCTGCGGTGATGGGCTTGGACAACACGAACTGAAAATCCCGGGCGGTGATCACCACGTCGGGCTTCGTTTCGGTCATGCGTGTCCCGACCGCCTCCGTCACCATGAAAGGCTTGACCATGCCCAACGCCACATGCGCGACTCCGGTCTTGTTGGGAATCAGACAGAGCACCAGGTGCTGCCCCGGCTGCAATTCCATCACCGCGGTTGCGCGATCGCCGGGTACCACGGCGTTCGGTCCCCCGACGAAGGTTGCCCAGGTGGGTGGATGCTCAGGATCGGCCTTCATCGCTGCGGCAAAGTCGGCCGGCGTCTTGCCCGGTGCTAACCGGACCAGTTGAGCATGGTGGACTTCAGCGCCCTGGTTCAGCACCTCGATGGCGGTCAGACCGGAGGGCACCTGCTCCGGACCCATAAAGCCATAGTCCGTCGCGGTCATGGTGAACTGCCCCGGCTGCGCCGCCAGCGTCTGTCCGGTTGGGTTCGTTGCGGCCAACGCGAGCACACAGAGCAAAGCCAATATATGTGCCTTCATGGTCATCCTCCTTGATCGTGAATTACGTCCAACACCGTCTCCCTCGCGAAGGAAGGTGTACCACGGAAGGCGCCGACTTCCTTCCTAAGAATATGCTATGGTGTCCCTAAATTTTTCCTAACCTGCTGCCACGGCGCCTGCGATGATCCCCCCTGCCATCGTCGAATTGCTCCGCACCGGTGTCTCCGTCAATGTCGGCACTCGCGATGCGGATCTTCTGCCGGAATGCACCAGGGGCTGGGGCATCTGGGTGGATGACGAGCGTCAGGCGGTGACCCTGTTGCTCACGGAATCCGCGTCGGCACAGACCCTCGCCAACCTCCGCGAGAACGGGCTCATCGCCATCACCTGCTCACGGCCTACCGACCACGTGACCTGCCAACTCAAGGGCAACGTCACGCACATTCGTCCGGCAACCCCAGAGGACTATGCCCGACAACGGCAGTGGCGTCGGGCGTTTCTTGGGGAACTCATCGCAGTCGGGGTTCCGGCCGAGCAGGCCGACGCCATCATCATGGAGCCCGCCGTTTCAGTGGGAGTGCACGTGACCGGTGTCTTCGCCCAAACACCCGGCCCAGGCGCCGGCGAAAAGGTCTGACGCATGGAGCGCGCCACGCTGACGCTCAAAGACCTCTGGGCCTGCTTCGAAGGTATCATTCCGGCCACCATCGCGACCTGCGCGAAAGACGGCACCCCAACATCAGTTACGTCAGTCAGGTCCATTACGTCGATCCCGAGCATGTGGCGATCTCGTTTCAGTTCTTCAACAAGACCCGCAAGAACATCGCCGAACATCCCTTCGCCTGCGTGATGGTCCTGGACCCGCGCGCCATACAGGCCTACCGGCTGTCCCTGAAGTATGAGCGATCGGAATCCTCGGGCCCCTTGTTTCACGCCATGTCGTTGCAACTGCAGGCCATTGCCTCCCATGCCGGCATGTCCGACGTGTTTCGTCTCCGGGCCGCCGATATCTATGCCGTGCGCCGCATCGAGCGAGTCGAGGGCATCACCTCACTCCCCACCCCGCCGCGCGACGAACGACCTCCGTCCCTGTTCATTGAGCCGGACCTACACGCGTTGCGGGTCATCGCCGAACGGCTGAACCGGACCGAATGCCTCGGCGAATTGTTGGAGACCGCGCTCCACTGCCTGGATGAGTTCTTCGGCCTGCACCACACGATGCTACTGCTGGTGGATGAGAAGCGCCGCACACTCCAGACCATTGCAAGCCGCGGTTACCGGGAGAACGGGGTCGGCTCCGAGGTAGGTTTCGGGGAGGGCCTCATCGGGACGGTCGCAACGGCGAAACTGCCGCTGCGGCTCTCCGGGCTCGACCACACGTTGCGCTATGCCCGCGCGGTCCATGATCGCGCCGAAGCGGTCTCCGGTCCCGATGCCGTCTGTCGCGAGATTCCCCTGCCCGGTCTGTCGAATGCCTCGACGCAGATCGCGGTCCCGCTGATGATCCGGAATCGCTGCCTGGGTGTGTTGGTCGCTGAAACCTTGGAACCACTGACGTTACTGATTCGCGAAGAAGCGTTGATGGCCATTGTGGCCGGTCATCTGGCCGCCGGAATCGAGCAGTCAGCGCACGAGGCAGACGAGCACCTTCCTGTGGACGCCCCTGTCGCGGCTCCGACCCCGATTCGTTCAGTCTCCTCGCACCGCTCGTTCTGCTTCTATCATGCGGATGACTGCATCTTCGTCGACGGCGAATACTTGATCAAGAACGTCCCGGGACGCATTCTCTGGCGGATTCTGAAACAACATCAGGACGAACAACGAGTGGAGTTCACGAATCGCGAGTTGCGGATGGATAGTTGGCTGGGCCTGCCGGAGTGGAAAGATAACTTCGAAACGCGATTGATTCTATTGCGCAAACGGCTGGAACAGAAATGCCCCGACGTGCGCCTCGTGCCACGCGGACGCGGGCGGTTCGCGCTCGAAATCTCGGTGAAGATTGTCCTGTCTGAAAAGCCTGCGTGATGGCGGCAGTGCGATCAGCGAAACGCGCTCATGACACAGGCTTATTCAGGCGCCGTCGGGCTGTTCCTCGAACAGGATGCGCTGGTTGCCGAAGGCGAGGGAGCGTTGCCCTTCCGCTTTCAGCACTTCAGTCATTTTGGCGGGCGTCGCGCAGAAACCGACATCCGCGGCGCTGGTCGTTGCCGGCGCAAAAGCGGAGAGCGCCAGTACCGCTGCTGCGAGAAAACTGCCAACCAGTCTTCCCACGATCTTCCTAGCTCGACATCCTATTCAACACAGCAACTATTCCTTCGATCGCGTTCCTTCTACTGTAGAGCGGCAAGGACCTTCAGGCGCTCCTTCACACCCTTGCTCACGGAAGCATGAATAGGGGCTGGGAAATCCTTCGGCAGGCCAGCCTCAACTTTCTGCAGCGCCTTCAGCGCCGCGTCCGCGATTTCTTCGAGAGCCGCGGCAATCGCCGATTTCGGGAGCCCGGCCGCTGTTGCGGTCTGCACAAAGTGCCGGCCCTGGATTTCGTCTATCCGGTAGTGACGGTTCGTGCCGACCGACATTGAGAGTTTCATCTGCTTACGTTGCACCTGTCCCGCATCAAGGCTTGGCTGGGCGGTCAGCACATCATAGAGCGGCGTCAGACGATAGCTGCCGCCAGGACCGAGGAACATGCTGAAATTCTTCGCGTGTCCGTCCGTGGCCCCGATCAGCCAGAAGAAAATCTGCGCCTTGAACACCGTCTGCCGGTCCGCAGCCGGATTGTCGCTGCCCTTCAGCACATCAAGAATCTTGACCAGTCCCGGCCCGCCTTCACTCTGATACTTTCTCGTCGGCGGCACTGAAAGCGCCTGGCAGAAATCCTCCTGTGGCAGGCGGAGCAGACGTTTGTCCGCGGTCCACCGCCGGTCGAACCGTTCGATGACCAGTGCCCGGGTCTCATTGAAGTCATGGACCTCCGCCTTGTTGACCGGCAGCCCGAATGCCCCGGCAAGCTTCAGGCAGTAAAATTCATTCTCGACACTATTGGACAGATCGATTCCGTCCGGAAGTCGGCCGATCTGTTTTTTAAGAATATGCGTGGTCGGCGTGGTGCCAGAAGGTTTCCACCACCGCCCCTTGTGGCGGAGCAGCGCTGTCTTTTCCTGTGCCCCGGCCACGGAGATCCGGAAATCTTCATCACAGCTCAGGCCCAGTGGAGCCTGCGACAGCCCCTGTAGGAGTTTCTCTATCGCCGAATCGTTAATCGTTTCGCCTGTGATCGCGTCCCTATCGCCTTCATCTGACGCATCATCTGCCCCAATGAATTGCAGCGCCCCCACGCAATCGCGCCCGATGGCCGCCAACAGGCTGTAGAGATCTGTTCCGCCCGCCCCCACCTTTTCGGCAACGCGCCGGCGCAGCACATCGGAATCCGGCAGCAGATTGTCGAATACCGCCGCAACCGCCGCACCCCGGTACGCGTCCTCTCGTAAAGGAAGCGACAACGACACTGGTATCGCATGCTCCCATTCGAGCCATGCAGGTTCATACAGGAAGTCGATGGCCCCAGTGGCTGCCTTGGTCAACCGGCCCACCGGCCGGTTATTCAGCAGTACGCGCAACGGCGCATGGGCCCGGCGGCGCGGCATCAGAATATCTCCTCAAGGTCCGCAGCCCGGGCCTTCGATCGCGGCACGATCCGGAGCTCGAGATCAAGCGCCGCCAGCACGCTCAGAATGGTCTGCAGTTTTGCTGCCGGATGCCCCGTTTCGATCAGAGAGATCGTCTCCTGCCGCATGCCCGCCTTCTCGCCAAGCGCGGCTTGGCTGAGCCCCTGCCTCTTCCGGGCACGTCGCACCAGATTTCCAATCTGTCTTGGATCGCGCGCTAAGTCATTCATGGTCATGCCACTATTCAGAAAGGCAATTATGCGCCAAATTCAATAAGTTGACAATATTCTATTTAGCGCATATTACAAACTTATTACGCCTGACGCATAAACCCAACGTTTGCAGGAAACTATAGGCTTCCTGCAATCACCGGTCTAGATCCTCTTCCGTCACCGCCGCTGGCAATGCCGATTCACCGGTTCGGCCCGCTCGACTTCTGGCGGTGAACAGGGGACCTTTGGCCGCCTGCGCTGGAGCGAATCGCAGGAACCCGATCTCCACCAGGATGTCGTTGTACACCGCCTCCATCCCGCCGCGCATGAAATAGGCTTCGTGCCAAAATCCTGTTCCCCCGGTATCACGAAGAAACTGCTGCCACCACTGGCGATGAGGATCGGAACGCGCCCAACGCTCCAGCGCATCGAAGTCACGCCAATATTGCCGCATCCCGACATGTGGCGGCAGCATCGACCAGAGCAGCGGTTCATGAAGCAACAACCCGTCCGGTTGGGCCTCGACAGACCGCGCAATCTTCGGACCAAAGCCGAACAGGGTCTTGAGTCCCGTCCAGTGGTTGACCCTCATGCCGAGATAGATGACCACGAGATCCGGAAAGCCGGATAGGTCGACGGTCCTGCGTAGGATTGGGCGGGGCATCTCAGCGTTGGTGGACTCGGGATGGGGTATAGATGGATCGTCGGTGAGTGATCCACCTGTGCCACGACTACTTCGCGCGGCGCACGATCACCGCGGCCACCTGATGAGTCGTACGGTCGCATCAAACAATTCCATCCCGAACAACTCGCTGAGCGTGATCGCCTGTGTGCCGACCTTCGCCACCTTCCTGTCGACATCCTGCCCGGACAGCAGCTTGACCTTTACCCGCTTCCCCACCTGCTGTTCAAGCAACTGGCGCACAACATCCGGACTGTTGAGTTCGACCGCCGTTTCCTCCGCCGATACAGCAGCCGGAATAACCTGAAACTCTCCAAGCAGACAGAGGAGCAGCATGATCACTCCCGGCCCGGCTTGTCTCTTACAACGCCACATATACGCCTCCTTGAATTGACAACTCTCCGACTCCAGGCTTCTTGATGGCGATTCCCCGGTCACGTCGCGGGGAGAATACCTGGGCAAGCACAGAAAGTCACGCGCGGCCACACTACCGAGTCGCATCTGAGGCCAACGACTGCTGGTGCGTGGTGTGCCTCGCAAGGCAGGGACTCCTCGACAGCTTTACAGATTTTCAGGGGCAGGCTATCATCAGCCAAGCTCCGTACGTACCTTCACCCAAATCCGCAAGGAGACACTAATGGGCTGGATCGTCGTCGCCGTGCTCGTGCTG encodes the following:
- a CDS encoding NAD(P)/FAD-dependent oxidoreductase codes for the protein MDPKRMRVVIIGGGFGGLAAAEALRKADLDITLIDRTNHHLFQPLLYQVATAALSPGDIAWPLRTIFRSQSNIRVVMGEVQGIDRAARQVQVTDYPPVSYDALIVAVGSRHAHFSRPEWEDHAPGLKTLVDAVALRTRMLLAFEEAERRAATSTGTTPLTFVIVGGGPTGVELAGAMAEIGRNAMLPDFPFLQRQAVRILLVEAGSRVLSGFPPDLSANAQSALESMGVTVLLNQRVRDVGPKGVSLDGQFIETGHVIWAAGNRASPLLSSLNVPLDPAGRVFVRPDLTVPDDEWLFVIGDAAAVQDAQGHVLSGLAPLAMQEGRYVAAVIAARTMSGRRAAFRYVDRGTLATIGRAKAVAQFGSVHVSGLWAWLLWCTVHIFFLIGFRNRFRVVSEWIWYYVTFKPGARLID
- a CDS encoding pyridoxamine 5'-phosphate oxidase family protein — encoded protein: MIPPAIVELLRTGVSVNVGTRDADLLPECTRGWGIWVDDERQAVTLLLTESASAQTLANLRENGLIAITCSRPTDHVTCQLKGNVTHIRPATPEDYARQRQWRRAFLGELIAVGVPAEQADAIIMEPAVSVGVHVTGVFAQTPGPGAGEKV
- a CDS encoding type II toxin-antitoxin system HipA family toxin, which gives rise to MPRRRAHAPLRVLLNNRPVGRLTKAATGAIDFLYEPAWLEWEHAIPVSLSLPLREDAYRGAAVAAVFDNLLPDSDVLRRRVAEKVGAGGTDLYSLLAAIGRDCVGALQFIGADDASDEGDRDAITGETINDSAIEKLLQGLSQAPLGLSCDEDFRISVAGAQEKTALLRHKGRWWKPSGTTPTTHILKKQIGRLPDGIDLSNSVENEFYCLKLAGAFGLPVNKAEVHDFNETRALVIERFDRRWTADKRLLRLPQEDFCQALSVPPTRKYQSEGGPGLVKILDVLKGSDNPAADRQTVFKAQIFFWLIGATDGHAKNFSMFLGPGGSYRLTPLYDVLTAQPSLDAGQVQRKQMKLSMSVGTNRHYRIDEIQGRHFVQTATAAGLPKSAIAAALEEIADAALKALQKVEAGLPKDFPAPIHASVSKGVKERLKVLAALQ
- a CDS encoding monooxygenase family protein; the protein is MPRPILRRTVDLSGFPDLVVIYLGMRVNHWTGLKTLFGFGPKIARSVEAQPDGLLLHEPLLWSMLPPHVGMRQYWRDFDALERWARSDPHRQWWQQFLRDTGGTGFWHEAYFMRGGMEAVYNDILVEIGFLRFAPAQAAKGPLFTARSRAGRTGESALPAAVTEEDLDR
- a CDS encoding helix-turn-helix domain-containing protein, which codes for MNDLARDPRQIGNLVRRARKRQGLSQAALGEKAGMRQETISLIETGHPAAKLQTILSVLAALDLELRIVPRSKARAADLEEIF
- a CDS encoding GAF domain-containing protein — translated: MAISFQFFNKTRKNIAEHPFACVMVLDPRAIQAYRLSLKYERSESSGPLFHAMSLQLQAIASHAGMSDVFRLRAADIYAVRRIERVEGITSLPTPPRDERPPSLFIEPDLHALRVIAERLNRTECLGELLETALHCLDEFFGLHHTMLLLVDEKRRTLQTIASRGYRENGVGSEVGFGEGLIGTVATAKLPLRLSGLDHTLRYARAVHDRAEAVSGPDAVCREIPLPGLSNASTQIAVPLMIRNRCLGVLVAETLEPLTLLIREEALMAIVAGHLAAGIEQSAHEADEHLPVDAPVAAPTPIRSVSSHRSFCFYHADDCIFVDGEYLIKNVPGRILWRILKQHQDEQRVEFTNRELRMDSWLGLPEWKDNFETRLILLRKRLEQKCPDVRLVPRGRGRFALEISVKIVLSEKPA
- a CDS encoding sigma 54-interacting transcriptional regulator — translated: MAPYTMPMHETISGNLGSAVTDHGAALLQVAEEIAAHHDLPSLFQGLAQCLPEVAPFDFVGLVLHDAAKHVMKVHVLETAEARRVTRSLDGLEIPMKDSASAWVWEQQQPILIPSLAEETRFHVGMDALRGIGVQSVCFFPLTTAMRRLGAIGFGSVKPFAFDEGSVTFLHQVAKLVAVAVDNVLHHQDLAHDRDRLRLLLEVNNAVVSHLDLDQLFPAVSACLRRVIQHDGSSLLLCDEATGRWRIHVLDFDRNESFIEEGRIEESTQSPSCLAITTGKVALFGERELLAMAGTSPCAQDLLDRGLKSFCSIPLLSRNHALGALNVGRRRDAGFDPDDVQLLGQVAQQIAIAVENALAFREIAALKDTLAKEKVYLEEEIQTAYNFEEIVGDSRALKQVLKQVQTVAATDSTVLILGETGSGKELIARALHNLSDRRERTFVKLNCAAIPTGLLESELFGHEKGAFTGAIATKIGRFELADRGTIFLDEVGEIPLELQVKLLRVLQEQEFERLGSTRTMRVNVRVIAATNRDLGQMVDEQKFRSDLYYRLKVFPVTVPPLRERVEDIPVLVRHFVQKFASRMKKRIESVPADAMRVLQAYGWPGNVRELENFVERAVILSSGSELFVPAAELKRPALPPNGSATTLEEAERDHILKALRETNWVIGGSSGAAARLGMKRTTLQSKMQKLGIARPV